One segment of Haemophilus influenzae DNA contains the following:
- the serC gene encoding 3-phosphoserine/phosphohydroxythreonine transaminase, giving the protein MSQVFNFSAGPAMIFPEVLQKAQNELTNWLNQGVSVMEVSHRGKYFMELVTQAEKDLREVYNIPDNYRVLFLQGGARGQFAAIPMNLIGKKGKALYLNSGHWSATAAKEARNFAEIDEITIVENGEQTRITDLDFSHIADQYDYVHYCPNETISGVEIFDIPNVGDTVLVADMSSNILSRQIDISKFGVIYAGAQKNLGPAGITLVIIREDLIGNARKETPSIWNYATQRDADSMINTPPTFAWYLCSLVFKHLKEIGGLEIIEKRNALKAQTLYDYIDSSKLYRNVVAKENRSTMNVTFITGNPELDAKFVAESTAAGLQALKGHKVLGGMRASIYNAMSQNGVEALITFMKKFEAENLPQ; this is encoded by the coding sequence ATGTCACAAGTCTTTAATTTTAGCGCGGGTCCTGCGATGATTTTCCCAGAAGTGTTGCAAAAAGCACAAAATGAACTTACAAACTGGCTCAATCAAGGCGTATCCGTGATGGAAGTCAGCCATCGCGGAAAGTATTTTATGGAACTCGTTACCCAAGCGGAAAAAGATCTACGTGAGGTTTACAATATTCCTGATAACTATCGTGTACTTTTCTTACAAGGTGGCGCTCGCGGTCAATTTGCCGCAATTCCGATGAACTTAATCGGTAAAAAAGGCAAAGCCCTTTATTTAAATAGTGGGCATTGGTCAGCTACAGCGGCAAAAGAAGCAAGAAATTTTGCAGAAATTGATGAAATCACTATCGTAGAAAATGGCGAACAAACCCGAATTACCGATCTTGATTTTAGCCATATCGCTGATCAATATGACTACGTTCATTATTGCCCGAATGAAACCATCAGTGGTGTGGAGATTTTTGATATACCAAATGTGGGCGATACCGTATTGGTCGCGGATATGTCTTCAAATATTCTTTCACGTCAAATCGATATCAGTAAATTTGGTGTAATTTATGCAGGGGCGCAAAAAAATCTTGGCCCTGCGGGCATTACATTAGTTATTATTCGTGAGGATTTAATCGGTAATGCACGTAAAGAAACCCCATCCATTTGGAATTATGCAACTCAACGTGATGCAGACTCAATGATCAACACCCCCCCAACTTTTGCGTGGTATTTATGTTCCCTCGTATTTAAACATCTTAAAGAAATAGGTGGCTTAGAAATAATCGAAAAACGTAATGCACTAAAAGCACAAACTCTTTATGATTATATTGATTCGAGCAAACTTTACCGCAATGTGGTAGCAAAAGAAAACCGCTCAACAATGAATGTGACTTTCATCACAGGTAATCCTGAATTAGATGCAAAATTTGTCGCAGAGTCTACTGCTGCGGGCTTGCAAGCCTTGAAAGGTCATAAGGTTTTAGGTGGAATGCGTGCATCTATTTATAACGCAATGTCGCAAAATGGTGTTGAGGCACTAATTACATTTATGAAAAAATTTGAAGCTGAAAATCTTCCTCAATAG
- a CDS encoding DUF496 family protein, which translates to MEIVNKQSFQDVLEYVRMYRLKNRIKRDMEDNNRKIRDNQKRILLLDNLNQYIRDDMTIAEVRGIIESMRDDYESRVDDYTIRNAELSKQRREASTKMKEQKKAHAELLKNAEK; encoded by the coding sequence ATGGAAATTGTGAATAAACAATCTTTTCAAGATGTGTTGGAATACGTGCGTATGTATCGTTTAAAAAATAGAATTAAACGAGATATGGAAGACAATAATCGTAAGATTCGCGATAACCAAAAACGCATATTATTGTTGGATAATTTAAATCAATATATTCGTGATGATATGACTATTGCAGAAGTACGCGGAATTATTGAAAGTATGCGTGATGATTATGAAAGCCGAGTGGATGATTACACGATTCGCAATGCTGAACTTTCTAAGCAACGCCGTGAAGCGAGTACGAAAATGAAAGAGCAGAAAAAAGCACACGCAGAATTATTGAAAAACGCTGAAAAATAA
- a CDS encoding aminotransferase class IV family protein has product MFPLFETLCIEKGEIKNINLHQARYERSLREYYGKSAVKIFNLFSLIQLPEDLQNQLVRCRIDYNAETTKIQYFEYQQKIYRTFQPVICDDIEYSLKYSDRSLINTLFAQRGTCDEIIIIKNGKVTDCSIGNLIFRQGKKWYTPDTPLLLGTQREKLLQEGKIQERTIFQEDIGNFDEIKIINAMNGL; this is encoded by the coding sequence ATGTTCCCTTTATTTGAAACCCTTTGCATTGAAAAGGGGGAAATTAAAAATATCAATTTACACCAAGCGCGATATGAACGTAGTTTGCGTGAATATTATGGCAAAAGTGCGGTAAAAATTTTTAATCTTTTTTCCCTTATTCAACTGCCTGAAGATTTACAAAATCAATTAGTTCGCTGCCGTATTGATTACAATGCCGAAACCACAAAAATTCAATATTTTGAATACCAGCAAAAAATCTACCGCACTTTTCAACCTGTAATTTGTGACGATATCGAATACAGCTTGAAATATTCAGATCGCAGTTTAATTAATACATTGTTTGCACAACGTGGCACTTGTGATGAAATTATAATTATCAAAAATGGAAAAGTGACAGATTGTTCCATCGGTAATTTAATTTTTCGCCAAGGGAAAAAATGGTACACACCAGACACGCCATTGCTTTTAGGCACACAACGAGAAAAATTATTACAAGAGGGGAAAATTCAAGAACGTACAATATTCCAAGAAGATATTGGCAATTTCGATGAAATTAAAATCATTAATGCAATGAATGGTTTATAA
- a CDS encoding aminodeoxychorismate synthase component I, whose amino-acid sequence MQHFIKQANHYGKQRTPFFFLIDFEKEKPLICPLENSAQQGIYFDILEKRNSTISPQPIPLNFTKHPMPFSRYQQGFELVQSELQKGNSYLLNLTYPTEISGNLSLEQIFHQTNAPYKLWLQDQFVCFSPECFVNIQDNRIFTYPMKGTINASLPDAENQLLTNEKEQREHYTIVDLMRNDLSMVAEHIQVKKFRYIDRIKTQKGEILQTSSEIYGKLNENWQNQIGDILSKLLPAGSISGAPKEKTTQIIQQAEKQKRGYYTGIFGIFDGKTLQSAVAIRFISQVDEKFYFHSGGGITIHSRVADEYQELLEKVYLPISETYAI is encoded by the coding sequence ATGCAACATTTTATTAAACAGGCTAATCATTATGGCAAACAACGCACGCCATTTTTCTTTCTTATTGATTTTGAAAAAGAAAAACCCTTGATTTGTCCTCTCGAAAATTCTGCACAACAAGGCATTTATTTTGATATTTTAGAGAAAAGAAATAGCACGATTTCTCCACAACCTATCCCTCTTAATTTTACCAAACATCCAATGCCTTTCTCGCGTTATCAACAAGGTTTTGAACTTGTTCAAAGTGAATTGCAAAAAGGTAATTCTTATTTATTGAATCTAACCTATCCTACTGAAATTTCAGGAAATCTTTCACTGGAACAAATTTTTCATCAAACCAATGCACCTTATAAATTGTGGTTACAAGATCAATTTGTTTGCTTTTCGCCTGAATGTTTTGTCAATATTCAGGATAACCGCATTTTTACTTATCCCATGAAAGGGACGATTAACGCCTCTCTGCCCGATGCAGAAAATCAGTTACTCACAAATGAAAAAGAACAACGCGAGCATTACACAATTGTTGATTTAATGCGTAACGATTTATCAATGGTGGCAGAACACATTCAAGTGAAAAAATTTCGTTATATCGATCGCATAAAAACACAAAAAGGCGAAATACTGCAAACCAGTTCTGAAATTTACGGAAAATTGAATGAAAACTGGCAAAATCAAATTGGCGATATTTTATCGAAACTCTTGCCTGCTGGTTCCATTAGTGGCGCACCAAAAGAGAAAACCACACAAATTATTCAACAAGCAGAAAAACAAAAACGTGGTTATTACACAGGAATCTTTGGCATATTTGATGGTAAAACACTACAAAGTGCGGTGGCAATTCGATTTATTTCTCAAGTAGATGAAAAATTTTATTTTCATAGTGGGGGTGGTATAACCATTCACAGTCGCGTGGCAGATGAATATCAGGAATTGCTTGAAAAAGTTTATTTGCCTATTTCAGAAACTTACGCGATATAA
- a CDS encoding anthranilate synthase component II, which translates to MKLLIINNHDSFTFNLVDLIRKLNVPYDVLNVEDLKENTAENYSHILISPGPDVPRAYPQIFSLLEKYYQQKSILGVCLGHQTLCEFFGGTLYNLENVRHGQKRTLKVRSNSPLFFDLPTEFNIGLYHSWGVQKDDFPHSLEITALCDEDVVMAMQHKFLPIYSVQFHPESYMSDFGEQILRNWLAIPAI; encoded by the coding sequence ATGAAATTACTCATCATTAATAATCACGATTCTTTTACTTTTAACTTGGTAGATTTAATTCGGAAATTAAATGTGCCTTATGACGTTTTAAACGTGGAAGATTTGAAAGAAAATACAGCGGAGAACTATAGTCATATATTGATTTCGCCGGGGCCCGATGTGCCACGCGCTTACCCACAAATTTTTTCTCTATTAGAAAAATATTATCAGCAGAAATCTATTTTAGGTGTGTGTTTAGGGCATCAAACCTTATGTGAATTTTTTGGTGGTACATTATATAACTTAGAGAATGTTCGTCACGGGCAGAAAAGAACATTAAAAGTGCGGTCAAATTCCCCGTTGTTTTTTGATCTTCCAACTGAATTTAATATCGGGCTATATCATTCTTGGGGCGTGCAGAAAGATGATTTTCCTCATAGCCTAGAAATTACCGCACTTTGTGATGAAGATGTAGTGATGGCTATGCAGCATAAATTTTTGCCAATTTATAGCGTTCAGTTTCATCCAGAGTCTTATATGTCAGACTTTGGAGAGCAAATTTTGCGTAATTGGTTGGCGATTCCTGCTATCTAA
- a CDS encoding methyltransferase regulatory domain-containing protein — translation MLYANKYTQDLPLAEQTRRGKVVVQLFSDAIKSIASEKIKNHSLVDNFDSIQIHSDHYVAHEYLEYHNHPIYLHQFVDSLNQHQLAYIGDTSFQLSYISWMPHHLREMIDQLSETDYVAVSNALIIFTMWHLDEVCYVISITRLFNSK, via the coding sequence ATGCTTTATGCCAATAAATATACGCAAGATTTGCCGCTTGCAGAACAAACTCGTCGTGGTAAAGTGGTGGTTCAATTATTTTCTGATGCAATTAAATCCATTGCCTCTGAAAAAATAAAAAATCATAGCCTAGTGGATAATTTTGATAGTATTCAAATACATAGTGATCATTATGTTGCACACGAATATCTTGAATACCACAATCATCCAATTTATCTTCATCAATTTGTGGATAGTCTTAATCAACATCAATTAGCTTATATTGGCGATACCAGTTTCCAACTTTCCTATATTTCTTGGATGCCTCACCATTTGAGAGAAATGATCGATCAATTATCTGAGACTGATTATGTCGCCGTGAGCAATGCCTTGATTATTTTTACAATGTGGCATTTAGACGAAGTTTGTTATGTCATCAGCATTACAAGGCTATTTAATTCAAAATGA
- a CDS encoding iron ABC transporter substrate-binding protein produces the protein MQFKHFKLATLAAALAFSANSFADITVYNGQHKEAATAVAKAFEQETGIKVTLNSGKSEQLAGQLKEEGDKTPADVFYTEQTATFADLSEAGLLAPISEQTIQQTAQKGVPLAPKKDWIALSGRSRVVVYDHTKLSEKDMEKSVLDYATPKWKGKIGYVSTSGAFLEQVVALSKMKGDKVALNWLKGLKENGKLYAKNSVALQAVENGEVPAALINNYYWYNLAKEKGVENLKSRLYFVRHQDPGALVSYSGAAVLKASKNQAEAQKFVDFLASKKGQEALVAARAEYPLRADVVSPFNLEPYEKLEAPVVSATTAQDKEHAIKLIEEAGLK, from the coding sequence ATGCAATTTAAACATTTCAAACTTGCTACCCTTGCGGCAGCACTTGCTTTTTCTGCTAATAGTTTTGCTGATATTACCGTTTATAATGGTCAGCACAAAGAAGCCGCTACGGCTGTGGCAAAAGCCTTTGAACAGGAAACAGGCATTAAAGTTACGCTAAATAGCGGGAAAAGTGAGCAACTTGCAGGTCAATTAAAAGAAGAAGGCGATAAAACACCAGCCGATGTTTTCTATACTGAACAAACAGCGACTTTTGCCGATCTTTCTGAAGCAGGGCTTTTAGCACCAATTTCAGAACAAACCATTCAACAAACCGCACAAAAAGGCGTACCACTTGCACCGAAAAAAGACTGGATTGCATTAAGTGGCCGTTCTCGCGTAGTGGTTTACGATCACACTAAATTATCTGAAAAAGATATGGAAAAATCAGTGCTTGATTATGCAACACCAAAATGGAAAGGCAAAATCGGTTATGTATCAACTTCTGGCGCGTTCTTAGAGCAAGTTGTTGCGTTAAGCAAAATGAAAGGGGACAAAGTTGCGCTTAATTGGTTAAAAGGTTTAAAAGAGAACGGAAAACTTTACGCTAAAAATAGTGTGGCATTACAAGCGGTTGAAAATGGCGAAGTACCTGCTGCGTTAATCAATAACTATTATTGGTATAACCTAGCAAAAGAAAAAGGCGTGGAAAACCTAAAAAGCCGTCTTTATTTTGTTCGCCACCAAGATCCAGGTGCGTTAGTTAGCTATTCAGGTGCAGCAGTATTGAAAGCTTCTAAAAATCAAGCTGAAGCACAAAAATTTGTTGATTTCTTAGCGAGTAAAAAAGGTCAAGAGGCATTAGTGGCAGCGCGTGCAGAATATCCGTTACGTGCTGATGTGGTTTCGCCATTTAATCTTGAACCTTATGAAAAATTAGAAGCACCAGTGGTGTCCGCAACAACAGCTCAAGATAAAGAACATGCGATCAAATTAATTGAAGAAGCTGGATTGAAATAA
- a CDS encoding ABC transporter permease, whose amino-acid sequence MPRRPPFWLTLLIILIGLPLCLPFLYVILRATEVGLTRSVELLFRPRMAELLSNTMLLMVCVTIGAISLGTLCAFLLERYRFFGKAFFEVAMTLPLCIPAFVSCFTWISLTFRVEGFWGTIGIMTLSSFPLAYLPVSAILKRLDRSLEEVSLSLGKSPVYTFWYVIFPQLKPAIGSSILLIALHMLIEFGAVSILNYQTFTTAIFQEYEMSFNNSTAALLSAVLMAICILIVFGEIFFRGKQTLYHSGKGVTRPYLVKTLSFGKQCLTFGFFSSIFILSIGVPVIMLIYWLIVGTSLESAGDFSEFLSAFSNSFIISGLGALLTVMCALPLVWAAVRYRSYLTIWIDRLPYLLHAVPGLVIALSLVYFSIHYANDLYQTFFVIIIAYFMLYLPMAQTTLRASLEQLSDQIEKVGQSLGRSPFYIFRTLTLPAILPGVAAAFALVFLNLMKELTATLLLTSNDIKTLSIAVWEHTSDAQYAAATPYALMLVLFSGIPVFLLKKYAFK is encoded by the coding sequence TTGCCTCGCAGACCGCCATTCTGGCTCACTTTACTTATCATCTTAATCGGGCTTCCGTTATGTTTGCCGTTTCTGTATGTCATTTTGCGTGCGACAGAAGTGGGATTAACGCGAAGTGTTGAGCTATTGTTTCGCCCTCGAATGGCTGAATTATTAAGCAATACAATGCTTTTAATGGTTTGTGTAACTATCGGTGCTATTTCACTTGGCACGCTTTGTGCTTTTTTACTTGAACGTTATCGCTTTTTCGGTAAAGCTTTTTTTGAAGTGGCGATGACGTTACCCCTTTGTATTCCCGCCTTTGTAAGTTGTTTTACTTGGATCAGCCTCACATTCCGCGTTGAGGGTTTTTGGGGAACAATTGGTATTATGACATTAAGTTCATTTCCTTTGGCTTATTTGCCCGTTTCCGCCATACTAAAAAGACTTGATCGTTCTCTTGAAGAAGTAAGCCTTTCGCTGGGTAAAAGCCCTGTGTATACCTTTTGGTATGTTATTTTCCCGCAACTTAAACCCGCCATTGGTAGTAGTATCTTACTGATTGCTTTACATATGTTGATCGAATTTGGTGCAGTGTCAATTTTAAATTATCAAACCTTTACCACTGCCATTTTCCAAGAATATGAAATGTCTTTTAACAACAGCACTGCTGCATTATTATCCGCCGTTTTAATGGCGATTTGTATACTTATTGTTTTTGGGGAAATTTTCTTTCGTGGAAAACAAACCCTTTACCACAGTGGAAAAGGTGTTACGCGTCCTTATCTCGTAAAAACACTTTCCTTTGGAAAACAATGTTTAACCTTCGGATTTTTCTCTAGCATATTCATTTTAAGCATTGGCGTGCCTGTGATTATGTTAATTTACTGGCTTATTGTGGGAACTTCACTCGAAAGTGCGGGTGATTTTTCAGAATTTTTATCGGCATTCAGCAATTCATTTATCATTTCAGGCTTAGGCGCATTGCTTACCGTAATGTGTGCCTTGCCATTAGTTTGGGCAGCTGTTCGTTACCGTAGTTATTTAACGATTTGGATCGACCGCTTGCCATATCTATTACACGCTGTGCCAGGCTTAGTCATTGCCTTATCATTAGTCTATTTTTCCATCCATTACGCTAACGACCTATATCAAACCTTTTTTGTGATTATCATTGCCTACTTTATGCTCTATTTGCCAATGGCACAAACTACATTAAGAGCGTCTTTAGAGCAACTTTCCGATCAAATTGAAAAAGTCGGACAAAGTCTTGGGCGAAGCCCTTTCTATATTTTTCGCACCTTGACGCTACCAGCCATATTACCAGGTGTGGCCGCCGCATTTGCTTTGGTTTTTTTGAATTTAATGAAAGAGCTTACCGCGACGCTTTTGCTCACATCAAATGATATTAAAACCTTATCCATTGCTGTGTGGGAACATACCAGCGATGCGCAATATGCTGCCGCCACCCCTTATGCGTTAATGCTCGTTCTTTTTTCGGGTATTCCTGTATTTTTATTGAAAAAATATGCGTTTAAATAA
- the fbpC gene encoding heme ABC transporter ATP-binding protein FbpC has product MRLNKMINNPLLTVKNLNKFFNEQQVLHDISFSLQRGEILFLLGASGCGKTTLLRAIAGFEHPNTGEIWLKERLIFGENFNLPTQQRHLGYVVQEGVLFPHLNVYRNIAYGLGNGKGKNSEEKTRIEQIMQLTGIFELADRFPHQLSGGQQQRVALARALAPNPELILLDEPFSALDEHLRQQIRQEMLQALRQSGASAIFVTHDRDESLRYADKIAIIQQGKILQIDTPRTLYWSPNHLETAKFMGESIVLPANLLDENTAQCQLGNIPIKNKSISQNQGRILLRPEQFSLFKTSENPTALFNGQIKQIEFKGKITSIQIEINGYAIWIENVISPDLSIGDNLPVYLHRKGLFYA; this is encoded by the coding sequence ATGCGTTTAAATAAAATGATAAATAATCCGTTATTAACCGTTAAAAATCTCAATAAATTTTTTAATGAACAACAAGTTCTGCACGATATTTCATTCAGCTTACAACGCGGAGAAATCCTCTTTTTACTTGGTGCTTCAGGCTGTGGCAAAACTACATTATTACGTGCCATTGCAGGATTTGAACACCCCAATACTGGCGAAATTTGGCTAAAAGAGCGGTTAATTTTTGGCGAGAATTTTAATCTTCCAACGCAACAACGTCATCTCGGTTATGTGGTGCAAGAGGGCGTACTTTTTCCTCACTTAAATGTCTATCGCAACATTGCTTACGGATTAGGCAACGGCAAAGGAAAAAATAGCGAAGAAAAAACGCGGATTGAACAAATAATGCAACTAACGGGTATTTTTGAACTGGCGGATCGCTTTCCACATCAACTTTCAGGCGGACAACAACAACGCGTAGCATTGGCGCGTGCTTTAGCCCCTAATCCAGAACTGATTTTATTAGACGAGCCTTTCAGTGCCTTAGACGAGCATCTTCGCCAACAAATTCGCCAAGAGATGCTCCAAGCACTTCGCCAAAGCGGTGCTTCCGCAATTTTCGTTACTCACGACCGTGATGAATCCTTACGCTACGCTGATAAAATCGCCATTATTCAGCAAGGTAAAATTTTACAAATCGATACGCCACGCACCCTTTATTGGTCGCCTAATCATCTTGAAACAGCAAAATTTATGGGGGAAAGTATTGTTTTGCCTGCAAATCTACTCGATGAAAATACCGCTCAATGCCAATTAGGCAATATTCCTATAAAAAATAAATCAATCTCACAAAATCAAGGTAGGATTTTGCTTCGTCCAGAACAATTTAGCCTGTTTAAAACATCAGAAAATCCAACCGCACTTTTTAATGGACAAATAAAACAAATTGAATTTAAAGGAAAAATTACCTCCATTCAAATTGAAATTAATGGCTACGCAATATGGATTGAGAACGTTATTTCTCCCGATTTATCTATTGGCGATAATTTGCCTGTTTATTTACATAGAAAAGGGCTTTTTTACGCTTAA
- a CDS encoding M15 family metallopeptidase, with amino-acid sequence MKLTLEMLTGKSREHLVNLPTTHSSNHFLQTQAMQAFQALQQSAAKNGFNLQPASSFRDFERQKLIWNSKFKGERKVHDDAGKALDLNQLDDWQKCQAILRWSALPGASRHHWGTEVDIFDPDLLPQGQSLQLEPWEYEKGGYFFELSEFLAENLPHFDFALPFMNMQSNKKVGREPWHISYLPLAELASQQFSPEILQQAWKGENILGADCLISHLEQIFSEYIV; translated from the coding sequence ATGAAATTAACCCTAGAAATGCTTACAGGAAAGTCTCGTGAGCATTTAGTCAATTTACCCACAACTCATTCATCAAATCATTTTTTGCAAACACAAGCTATGCAAGCATTTCAAGCTTTGCAACAAAGTGCGGCAAAAAATGGCTTTAATTTACAGCCTGCGAGCAGTTTTCGTGATTTTGAACGCCAAAAACTTATTTGGAACAGTAAATTTAAGGGCGAGCGAAAAGTACACGATGATGCAGGAAAGGCATTAGATTTGAACCAATTAGATGACTGGCAAAAATGTCAGGCGATTTTACGTTGGTCTGCATTGCCGGGGGCGAGCCGTCATCATTGGGGAACGGAAGTGGATATTTTTGATCCTGATCTTTTGCCACAAGGGCAATCTTTACAACTGGAGCCTTGGGAATATGAAAAAGGCGGCTACTTCTTTGAATTGAGTGAATTTCTTGCCGAAAATTTACCGCACTTTGATTTTGCTTTGCCTTTTATGAATATGCAGTCCAATAAGAAAGTGGGGCGGGAGCCTTGGCATATCAGTTATTTGCCGTTAGCTGAATTGGCAAGCCAGCAATTTTCTCCAGAGATTTTGCAACAGGCGTGGAAAGGGGAAAATATTTTAGGCGCAGACTGTTTAATATCACATCTTGAACAAATTTTTTCCGAATATATTGTTTAA
- the dapE gene encoding succinyl-diaminopimelate desuccinylase: MKEKVVSLAQDLIRRPSISPNDEGCQQIIAEGLEKLGFQIEWMPFNDTLNLWAKHGTSEPVIAFAGHTDVVPTGDENQWSSPPFSAEIIDGMLYGRGAADMKGSLAAMIVAAEEYVKANPNHKGTIALLITSDEEAAAKDGTIRVVETLMARDEKITYCMVGEPSSAKNLGDVVKNGRRGSITGNLYIKGIQGHVAYPHLAENPIHKAAPFLQELTTYQWDKGNEFFPPTILQIANIHAGTGSNNVIPAELYIQFNLRYCTEVTDEIIKQKVAEMLEKHNLKYRIEWNLSGKPFLTKPGKLLDSITSAIEETIGITPKAETGGGTSDGRFIALMGAEVVEFGPLNSTIHKVNECVSIEDLGKCGEIYHKMLVNLLDS; encoded by the coding sequence ATGAAAGAAAAAGTGGTTTCGTTGGCGCAAGATTTAATTCGTCGCCCGTCTATTAGCCCAAATGACGAAGGCTGTCAGCAAATTATTGCCGAAGGTTTAGAAAAATTAGGTTTTCAAATTGAATGGATGCCTTTTAATGACACGTTGAATTTGTGGGCAAAACACGGAACGAGCGAGCCAGTTATTGCTTTTGCAGGTCATACGGATGTTGTGCCTACTGGCGATGAAAATCAATGGTCGTCTCCGCCGTTTTCTGCGGAGATTATTGATGGCATGCTTTATGGGCGTGGTGCGGCGGATATGAAAGGCTCCCTTGCAGCAATGATTGTGGCGGCAGAAGAATACGTAAAAGCAAATCCTAATCATAAAGGCACCATTGCATTATTGATTACCTCTGATGAAGAGGCTGCCGCAAAAGATGGAACTATACGCGTGGTTGAGACGTTAATGGCGCGTGATGAAAAAATTACTTATTGTATGGTTGGAGAGCCATCGAGTGCTAAAAACTTAGGCGATGTTGTCAAAAATGGTCGCCGCGGCTCAATTACAGGAAATCTCTATATTAAAGGTATTCAAGGACACGTAGCCTATCCGCATTTAGCTGAAAACCCAATCCATAAAGCAGCCCCATTCTTGCAAGAATTAACGACTTACCAATGGGATAAAGGCAATGAATTTTTCCCGCCAACAATCCTACAAATTGCTAACATTCACGCGGGTACGGGAAGTAATAATGTAATTCCTGCTGAATTATATATTCAGTTTAATTTGCGTTATTGCACAGAAGTCACGGATGAAATCATTAAGCAAAAAGTCGCTGAAATGCTAGAAAAACACAATTTGAAATATCGTATTGAATGGAATTTATCAGGCAAACCCTTTTTAACAAAACCAGGTAAATTATTAGATTCGATAACCTCCGCTATTGAGGAAACCATAGGCATAACGCCAAAGGCTGAAACAGGTGGTGGCACGTCAGACGGTCGTTTTATTGCATTGATGGGCGCAGAAGTAGTGGAATTTGGTCCGTTAAATTCAACCATTCATAAAGTCAATGAATGTGTCAGTATAGAAGATCTTGGCAAGTGCGGTGAAATTTATCACAAAATGTTAGTGAATTTATTGGATAGCTAA
- a CDS encoding ArsC family reductase, which translates to MITVYGIKNCDTVKKALKWLADHNIEYKLHDYRIDGLDLNFLTQAETQFGWDVLVNKRSTTWRNLDEQVKNSLDKTTALSVLAENPTLIKRPIILQDGKALIGFNEKEYQAAFA; encoded by the coding sequence ATGATTACAGTTTACGGTATTAAAAATTGCGATACAGTAAAGAAAGCGTTGAAATGGTTGGCGGATCACAATATTGAATATAAACTCCATGATTACCGTATTGATGGGTTAGATTTGAATTTTTTAACCCAAGCGGAAACTCAATTTGGCTGGGATGTGTTAGTGAATAAACGCAGTACAACTTGGCGTAATTTGGATGAGCAAGTTAAAAATTCTCTTGATAAAACCACCGCACTTTCCGTGTTGGCTGAGAATCCAACTTTAATTAAACGCCCAATTATTTTACAAGATGGGAAGGCATTAATTGGATTTAATGAAAAGGAATATCAGGCTGCTTTTGCTTAA